One Pseudochaenichthys georgianus chromosome 7, fPseGeo1.2, whole genome shotgun sequence DNA segment encodes these proteins:
- the ncoa6 gene encoding nuclear receptor coactivator 6 isoform X4, with the protein MDPMMPGMSVQQQQQQQQLQHQQAGPHVSGPMPPQAAHHMQALQGGRLLNPAALQQLQQQQQQHHHHQQQQQQQAQQQAQLAQLGPRPPFNPSGQMAVPPGWNQLPSGVLQSPAAQGGPAWRKPPPQAQMLQRPPSLAAVQTPSHPPPPYPFGSQQAGQVFNAMGQGQLQQQQQPGVGQFATPQPKGPQAGPGGVVGQPRPPPPLPPTSGPQGNLTAKSPGSSSSPFQQGSPGTPPMMAQRPTTPQGFPQGVGSPGRAALGQQGNMQQGFMGMPQHGQPGAQVHPGMPKRPMGFPNPNFVQGQVSANTPGTPGGGAGQQLQSSQAMTHSGAPPASTPNSMQGPPHSQPNVMGIQSGMAGLPPGTTAGPSMGQQQQGLQTQIMGLQHQAQPVSSSPSQKVQGQGGGQTVLSRPLSQGQRGGMTPPKQMMLQQGQGVMHGQGQMVGGQAHQAMLLQQQQQQQQQQNSMMEQMVANQMQGNKQAFGGKIPAGVIPGQMMRGPAPNVQGNMAQFQGQVGPQQMTPQQQQQMAQLQQQQQLQQQQQHQLQQLQQQQQQQQHQQMNQQQPQQIPIAGNPNQAMGMHGQQMRLPAGHPLIQQQLQQQQLQQQQKQQQQVMLQQQQQAAQQHQHPLGDPNSGTGDLGVQQMVPDIQAQQQQGMMASAQHMQMGNGHFAGHGMNFNSQFPGQMPMGGPCAQQGGFPVNKDVTLTSPLLVNLLQSDISASQFGPGGKQGAGGGNQAKPKKKKPARKKKPKEGEGQQQVEGLGGLDGAAGMDDPELPNLGGEQNLGLENSGQKLPDFPNRPAVNVGFPGQPGDQRVLQQVPMQFMQQQQQQQQQQQQQQQQQQQQQQMQHMQQQQIQQQQMQQQQQLQQQMQQQQIQQQQQMQQQQQMQQMQMQGLPNAQGQQGMTGPQTSGQSQPQMNPHQLQQQQHQQQQQQQQQQQQQQQQQQQQQQQQQQQQQQQQQQQTQQPHLQQQQQQQMLMMLKMQQEQAKNRLSIPPGGQLPPRGMGNPPEVQRLPVSQQGNMPVMISLQGHGGVPQSPDKARGMPLMVNPQLAGAARRMSHPDAGQGPQGSGSEEPIAGAHIKQDRPTGQEIGVQPGNGTQQMMANQGSNTHMMKQGPGPSIMPQHTVASPQQQLPSQPQQAGPMTGLHFPNVPTTSQSSRPKTPNRASPRPYHHPLTPTNRPPSTEPSEINLSPERLNASIAGLFPPKINIPLPPRQPNLNRGFDQQGLNPTTLKAIGQAPPGLTLPGNNNNGSMGGNNNNSQQPFSTGTGMGGAGTKQDKQPGGQGKRASPSNSRRSSPASSRKSATPSPGRQKGTKMAITCPPPQQQLVNPQGQTMMLSPSSVPPSPVSMHSQVSGSTEAQQTQSPFHGMQGNPAEGVRESQGMVAAEQRQLPQPHPQPQPLRELSAPRMASPRFPMPQQPKPDPEHQGGTVDRQQAYKAPNMQDSQVLPTLRAGPTSLNQLLDNSGILIMPLRPIQSNTVRDLMGKDSPKSALDPRRPLHSNSQSTEMSAAVSTSATINELAAKPKPTVPISTSSPNLQPTSIPISHPNTNVTSNTTPSLSQNPISSPGVNPSPNVKPTPSFCPTLSTNTNATMSLSPNTVTSGQSSPASTVSTSSNSSVAQKPNPSPKPGTSVQSVIQIPASSSTMSPNQITVFVTSNPMTSAPTPQAPTTMVSTMVAVPNKNIRPQDNRQQAPVPRPQFITTTPVFINPIFQVPGGSVAPNTTMVPQPLTMVRPIQVSTTNIQLSTAPTSTQSSGANMGSTQPTRSIVGQVQFSTSVSSSVPVGTPPASHQINPGPPKPENLSEAGSDHKPSPPVKQPSPNPSPSASSPFQPPLASPPLCSSPGAANNIRKSPMSPSPTALGKSKPAQVAAAVSGTVDSQLSPVERSAKGPSGAVQPQTLHVPAIPATKIEAPNPQSTVAASNNMTLPAVSSPILVPAHVAVPTQIVTQAPVTATSSVSSKAQEVASQAVIVTVVSASTGTLLSAVAPVQSPVQSIVPIVAGSVPDMEVASTTSPSVANPSGLPQVKPDAAVEPPMPPAAEFVETTQTTPASIQQEVSQSQEPVASEKTGEEVSTSSEQGWAKKRKTPINLVPRAAVEKPKGPSRRSSRAEKEVEEEPVADSGIRKRSARPGTSAAVKETGASPTQAKRRKSK; encoded by the exons ATGGATCCAATGATGCCAGGTATGTCCgttcagcagcaacagcagcagcagcagcttcagCACCAACAGGCTGGCCCACATGTCTCAGGCCCCATGCCTCCTCAGGCTGCCCAtcacatgcaggctctgcaaGGTGGCAGACTGCTTAACCCTGCTGCACTGCAacagctacaacaacaacaacaacaacatcatcatcaccaacagcaacaacagcaacaggcCCAGCAGCAAGCTCAACTGGCCCAGCTTGGACCTCGACCTCCATTCAACCCATCAGGCCAGATGGCTGTGCCTCCTGGCTGGAACCAGTTGCCCTCTGGGGTGCTGCAGTCACCAGCTGCCCAAGGAGGCCCTGCCTGGAGAAAGCCCCCACCACAAGCCCAAATGCTTCAACGTCCACCCTCCCTTGCTGCAGTTCAAACTCCCAGCCATCCCCCACCCCCTTACCCATTTGGCAGCCAGCAAGCTGGGCAGGTATTCAATGCCATGGGACAGGGACAattacagcaacaacaacagccaGGAGTGGGTCAGTTTGCCACCCCCCAGCCTAAAGGCCCACAGGCTGGCCCTGGAGGTGTCGTAGGACAGCCCagacctcctccaccccttccacCTACATCTGGACCGCAGGGCAACCTCACTGCCAAGTCCCCTGGGTCCTCCTCGTCTCCTTTTCAGCAGGGTTCCCCTGGGACTCCTCCTATGATGGCTCAGAGACCTACAACTCCACAGGGTTTCCCTCAGGGCGTTGGATCGCCAGGAAGAGCAGCCCTTGGCCAACAGGGTAACATGCAACAAGGATTCATGGGAATGCCCCAGCATGGACAGCCTGGGGCTCAAGTTCACCCAG GCATGCCGAAGCGTCCCATGGGCTTTCCAAACCCCAACTTTGTCCAAGGTCAGGTGAGTGCCAACACTCCAGGAACCCCTGGTGGAGGAGCCGGTCAGCAGCTTCAGAGCAGCCAAGCCATGACTCACTCAG GAGCTCCGCCAGCCTCCACACCAAACTCAATGCAGGGTCCACCCCATTCCCAGCCAAATGTTATGGGTATACAAAGTGGCATGGCGGGTCTTCCCCCTGGTACAACCGCTGGGCCTAGTATGGGCCAGCAACAGCAAGGCCTCCAGACCCAGATTATGGGCCTCCAGCATCAGGCCCAGCCCGTGTCTTCGTCCCCCAGCCAGAAGGTTCAAGGCCAGGGTGGTGGTCAGACTGTCCTCTCAAGGCCCCTCAGTCAAGGGCAGAGAGGAGGGATGACCCCACCCAAGCAAATGATGCTTCAGCAAGGCCAGGGGGTGATGCATGGGCAGGGTCAGATGGTTGGAGGCCAAGCGCACCAGGCCATgctcctgcagcagcagcaacagcaacaacagcaacaaaactCCATGATGGAACAAATGGTTGCCAACCAGATGCAAGGTAATAAGCAGGCATTTGGAGGCAAGATTCCAGCTGGGGTCATACCCGGCCAAATGATGCGTGGCCCTGCTCCAAACGTTCAAGGTAACATGGCTCAGTTTCAGGGCCAGGTTGGCCCTCAGCAGATGACTCCCCAACAGCAGCAGCAAATGGCTCAActccaacagcagcagcagctacagcagcagcaacagcaccaGTTGCAAcagctacagcagcagcagcagcaacagcaacaCCAGCAGATGAATCAGCAACAGCCACAGCAGATTCCTATTGCTGGCAATCCTAATCAAGCTATGGGCATGCATGGTCAACAGATGAGGCTCCCCGCTGGCCATCCTCTTATCCAACAACAGTTGCAACAGCAGCAGTTACAGCAGCAACAGAAACAACAGCAACAGGTCATGttgcagcagcaacaacaggCAGCTCAACAACACCAGCATCCTTTAGGGGATCCTAACAGTGGCACAGGGGACTTGGGGGTCCAGCAGATGGTCCCTGATATACAGGCACAGCAGCAGCAAGGCATGATGGCCAGCGCACAGCACATGCAGATGGGAAATGGCCACTTTGCAGGTCATGGCATGAACTTTAACTCACAGTTCCCAGGTCAGATGCCAATGGGCGGACCCTGTGCACAGCAAGGAGGCTTTCCTGTCAACAAGGACGTAACACTGACTAGTCCACTGCTGGTCAACCTGCTGCAGAGTGACATCTCAGCCAGCCAGTTTGGGCCAGGAGGAAAACAGGGAGCAGGGGGTGGCAACCAAGCCAAACCCAAAAAGAAGAAACCAGCACGAAAGAAAAAGCCCAAAGAGGGAGAAGGACAGCAGCAAGTAGAAGGACTTGg TGGTCTTGATGGGGCTGCTGGCATGGATGATCCCGAACTGCCAAATCTGGGTGGTGAACAGAATTTGGGTTTGGAAAACTCTGGCCAGAAACTCCCTGATTTTCCCAACAGGCCTGCAG TTAACGTAGGTTTTCCCGGACAACCTGGAGACCAGAGAGTATTGCAGCAGGTACCGATGCAGTTTatgcagcaacaacaacaacaacaacaacaacaacaacagcagcagcagcagcaacaacaacaacaacaaatgcagCACATGCAACAGCAGCAGatacagcaacaacaaatgcagcagcagcaacaattaCAACAACAAATGCAACAGCAACAAatacagcaacagcagcagatGCAGCAACAGCAACAGATGCAACAGATGCAAATGCAGGGTCTCCCAAATGCTCAAGGACAGCAGGGGATGACGGGGCCGCAGACTTCTGGTCAAAGCCAGCCTCAGATGAACCCTcatcagctgcagcagcagcagcatcagcaacagcagcaacaacaacaacaacaacaacagcagcagcaacaacaacaacagcagcagcaacaacaacaacagcagcagcagcaacaacagcagcagcaaacTCAACAGCCACACCTGCAACAACAG CAACAACAGCAAATGTTGATGATGCTGAAGATGCAGCAGGAGCAGGCAAAGAATCGTTTGTCCATCCCTCCAGGGGGGCAGCTCCCTCCGAGGGGCATGGGCAATCCACCGGAGGTGCAGAGGCTGCCTGTCTCACAGCAAGGCAACATGCCTGTAATGATCAGTCTTCAAGGACATGGAGGGGTACCCCAGTCACCTGATAAAGCCAGAGGGATGCCCCTGATGGTGAACCCACAG CTTGCAGGCGCTGCACGAAGAATGTCCCATCCTGATGCAGGACAGGGTCCTCAAGGCTCCGGTTCTGAAGAGCCCATTGCAGGGGCCCACATTAAGCAGGACAGGCCTACTGGCCAAGAAATTGGGGTGCAGCCTGGAAATGGAACCCAACAGATGATGGCCAATCAGGGCTCTAACACTCACATGATGAAGCAAGGCCCTGGTCCATCAATAATGCCCCAGCACACTGTAGCCAGTCCCCAGCAACAGTTACCCAGTCAGCCTCAGCAAGCAGGCCCCATGACTGGCCTTCATTTCCCAAATGTCCCCACAACCTCTCAGAGCTCTAGGCCCAAAACCCCAAACAGAGCCAGCCCCAGGCCCTACCACCATCCTCTTACCCCAACAAATCGTCCACCCAGTACTGAGCCCTCCGAAATCAACCTTTCACCTGAGAGGCTAAATGCCTCTATTGCAGGGCTTTTTCCTCCCAAAATCAACATTCCTCTGCCTCCCAGGCAGCCTAACCTTAACCGGGGATTTGATCAGCAAGGTCTTAACCCAACAACTCTGAAAGCCATTGGGCAGGCCCCTCCTGGCTTAACTTTACCaggtaacaacaacaatggcagtATGGGTGGAAATAACAACAACAGTCAACAGCCCTTCTCTACTGGTACTGGAATGGGAGGTGCAGGCACTAAACAGGACAAGCAGCCTGGAGGACAGGGCAAGAGAGCAAGTCCTAGCAATAGTCGGAGGTCGAGTCCAGCCTCTAGTCGTAAATCAGCCACCCCAAGTCCAGGGAGACAAAAAGGGACAAAGATGGCCATCACCTGCCCTCCCCCCCAGCAGCAGTTGGTCAACCCTCAGGGGCAAACGATGATGCTAAGCCCATCATCAGTACCCCCAAGTCCAGTATCTATGCATTCACAAGTTAGTGGGTCCACGGAGGCACAACAAACCCAGAGTCCTTTTCACGGGATGCAAGGTAACCCTGCTGAGGGAGTCAGGGAAAGTCAGGGAATGGTGGCAGCGGAGCAGCGGCAATTGCCTCAGCCTCACCCCCAGCCACAGCCTTTGAGGGAGTTATCAGCTCCCAGAATGGCAAGCCCTCGTTTCCCCATGCCTCAGCAGCCTAAACCTGACCCAGAACATCAGGGTGGCACAGTTGATAGGCAACAAGCATACAAAGCACCCAATATGCAGGACTCCCAGGTCTTGCCTACTCTCAGGGCAGGGCCAACATCCCTCAACCAGTTACTTGATAACTCGGGTATTCTAATCATGCCTCTTCGGCCCATACAGAGTAACACTGTTAGGGATTTAATGGGAAAGGACAGCCCTAAGTCTGCTTTGGATCCACGGCGACCACTCCACAGTAACTCCCAGAGTACGGAAATGTCAGCTGCTGTTAGTACTTCTGCCACTATAAATGAATTGGCAGCTAAACCAAAACCTACTGTTCCTATTTCTACCAGCAGTCCTAATTTGCAGCCTACTTCAATTCCCATCTCCCACCCTAACACTAACGTGACCTCTAATACTACCCCTAGCCTTAGCCAAAACCCTATCTCCAGTCCTGGTGTCAATCCCAGTCCGAATGTAAAGCCAACCCCTTCCTTCTGCCCCACCCTTAGTACTAACACTAATGCCACCATGAGTTTAAGCCCCAACACAGTCACTTCAGGCCAGAGCAGTCCTGCCTCGACGGTTAGTACCAGTTCCAACTCCAGCGTGGCTCAAAAACCAAACCCTAGTCCCAAACCAGGGACAAGTGTTCAATCGGTCATACAGATCCCAGCCTCTTCTAGCACAATGTCCCCAAACCAGATAACTGTGTTTGTGACCTCTAACCCCATGACCTCTGCCCCCACTCCCCAGGCACCCACAACTATGGTCTCCACCATGGTGGCTGTCCCTAACAAGAACATTAGACCTCAGGACAACCGGCAGCAGGCCCCGGTCCCCCGACCACAGTTTATCACCACCACCCCTGTATTTATCAACCCAATTTTCCAAGTCCCAGGTGGATCTGTGGCTCCCAATACAACAATGGTACCACAGCCGCTCACCATGGTGAGGCCTATCCAAGTGTCCACTACAAACATCCAACTTTCAACTGCTCCGACCTCTACCCAGTCCTCAGGGGCTAACATGGGCAGCACTCAGCCTACCAGAAGTATTGTAGGACAGGTACAGTTTTCCACTAGTGTGTCCTCATCAGTCCCAGTTGGTACTCCCCCAGCTTCTCATCAAATTAACCCAGGGCCTCCAAAACCAGAGAATCTAAGTGAGGCCGGTTCCGATCATAAACCTAGTCCCCCAGTGAAGCAGCCATCTCCCAATCCAAGCCCTTCAGCATCATCTCCCTTTCAGCCACCCCTGGCTTCTCCTCCTCTTTGCTCTAGTCCTGGGGCTGCTAACAACATCCGAAAGAGCCCCATGTCACCGTCTCCCACTGCCCTGGGGAAAAGTAAACCTGCACAGGTTGCTGCAGCTGTTTCTGGTACAGTTGACTCGCAGCTAAGTCCCGTAGAAAGGTCTGCAAAGGGGCCCTCCGGAGCTGTGCAACCACAGACCCTTCATGTTCCTGCTATTCCTGCCACTAAAATTGAAGCACCAAATCCCCAAAGTACTGTCGCTGCTTCTAACAACATGACACTGCCTGCTGTCTCCTCTCCAATCCTAGTTCCTGCACATGTGGCTGTTCCCACTCAGATTGTTACCCAGGCTCCAGTGACTGCCACATCTTCAGTTTCAAGCAAGGCCCAGGAGGTTGCATCTCAAGCTGTTATTGTCACGGTAGTCAGTGCTAGTACAGGTACCTTGCTCTCTGCAGTTGCCCCCGTGCAAAGTCCTGTACAGTCCATTGTTCCAATTGTTGCTGGATCTGTACCTGATATGGAGGTTGCCTCCACCACATCCCCTTCAGTTGCTAACCCCAGCGGACTTCCACAAGTGAAGCCTGATGCAGCTGTGGAGCCCCCCATGCCACCTGCTGCTGAATTTGTTGAAACCACTCAGACAACCCCAG